In the genome of Calliopsis andreniformis isolate RMS-2024a chromosome 10, iyCalAndr_principal, whole genome shotgun sequence, one region contains:
- the LOC143184646 gene encoding uncharacterized protein LOC143184646 isoform X1 → MIKEMEVYKVARWHALRGRIMVQAVGRVFNVLVLTALLTLLFVDQVSSRLCNGGHVCSPPKVCCSLGCCYSGVFQLHSTSDMFNFLIWTYWYLWAAVLIGLAIAAACGCWLWKRHRSVMVEDCTSSDRASTGPWYPPPHYSRCSSFVQTLPPPYNEVTAKPDLYPLVIGYDEGSGKGTSGFVMRYFRSLSHASTLDSLSSSFMCNMVNEANTIIPPPYSCNNSVDELSAVECERMENMDVESVVSLANHRTTSDISSLAAQSPCSPPRATSPTIELRELLDKIQQLPQLPNGHSTVLACYQNRPQVLCASNANGSTQRPLSPGDVVGSYKARRARGKMYMPLGFSSSKSKTKRWLSRSAPTTPSGTIPMSFLPGQSRRPSETDNNHQQVVPLLSEQDETENNNVDELHSIPPLPEQEEDRMT, encoded by the exons ATGATAAAGGAAATGGAAGTATATAAGGTGGCGCGGTGGCATGCACTCCGTGGTAGAATTATGGTGCAAGCTGTAGGCCGCGTGTTCAATGTGCTCGTGCTGACCGCACTCCTGACGCTGCTGTTCGTCGATCAA GTATCTTCTAGGCTGTGCAATGGGGGGCATGT CTGCTCGCCTCCAAAAGTGTGCTGCTCCCTTGGCTGTTGTTACTCGGGTGTATTCCAACTGCACTCTACATCAGACATGTTCAATTTCTTGATTTGGACTTACTGGTACTTATG GGCAGCGGTACTTATAGGGCTGGCTATAGCAGCAGCATGTGGTTGCTGGCTATGGAAACGCCACCGGTCTGTCATGGTGGAGGATTGTACCTCTTCGGATAGAGCTTCTACAGGTCCATGGTATCCTCCTCCACACTACAGTCGCTGTAGTTCCTTTGTCCAAACGCTACCACCTCCATACAATGAG GTTACAGCTAAACCAGATCTGTACCCTCTGGTAATTGGATATGACGAAGGATCTGGCAAAGGAACCTCAGGATTTGTAATGCGTTACTTCAGATCGCTCTCCCACGCGAGCACATTGGACTCCTTGAGCTCCAGCTTCATGTGTAACATGGTGAACGAAGCAAATACCATAATTCCACCACCATATTCCTGTAACAACAGCGTCGACGAGCTATCTGCAGTAGAGTGCGAGAGGATGGAAAACATGGACGTTGAGTCGGTTGTTTCGTTGGCTAATCATAGGACAACATCTGACATATCGAGTTTAGCTGCTCAATCTCCGTGTTCACCACCACGGGCTACTAGTCCAACAATAGAA TTACGTGAATTGCTAGATAAAATTCAACAGCTGCCACAGCTACCCAATGGACATAGCACCGTCTTGGCTTGTTATCAGAATCGACCTCAAGTTTTATGCGCGTCGAATGCAAACGGCTCTACGCAACGGCCTCTCAGTCCAGGTGACGTCGTCGGCTCATATAAAGCGAGAAGGGCACGAGGGAAAATGTACATGCCGTTAGGATTTTCGAGCTCTAAGAGCAAAACGAAGCGATGGTTATCGCGGTCCGCGCCGACGACACCATCGGGCACGATACCAATGTCTTTTTTACCGGGTCAAAGTAGGCGACCCTCCGAGACGGACAACAATCACCAGCAGGTGGTACCTCTGCTTTCGGAGCAGGACGAGACGGAAAACAATAACGTGGATGAGTTACACAGCATTCCGCCTCTGCCCGAGCAAGAGGAAGACCGAATGACATGA
- the LOC143184646 gene encoding uncharacterized protein LOC143184646 isoform X2: protein MFNFLIWTYWYLWAAVLIGLAIAAACGCWLWKRHRSVMVEDCTSSDRASTGPWYPPPHYSRCSSFVQTLPPPYNEVTAKPDLYPLVIGYDEGSGKGTSGFVMRYFRSLSHASTLDSLSSSFMCNMVNEANTIIPPPYSCNNSVDELSAVECERMENMDVESVVSLANHRTTSDISSLAAQSPCSPPRATSPTIELRELLDKIQQLPQLPNGHSTVLACYQNRPQVLCASNANGSTQRPLSPGDVVGSYKARRARGKMYMPLGFSSSKSKTKRWLSRSAPTTPSGTIPMSFLPGQSRRPSETDNNHQQVVPLLSEQDETENNNVDELHSIPPLPEQEEDRMT, encoded by the exons ATGTTCAATTTCTTGATTTGGACTTACTGGTACTTATG GGCAGCGGTACTTATAGGGCTGGCTATAGCAGCAGCATGTGGTTGCTGGCTATGGAAACGCCACCGGTCTGTCATGGTGGAGGATTGTACCTCTTCGGATAGAGCTTCTACAGGTCCATGGTATCCTCCTCCACACTACAGTCGCTGTAGTTCCTTTGTCCAAACGCTACCACCTCCATACAATGAG GTTACAGCTAAACCAGATCTGTACCCTCTGGTAATTGGATATGACGAAGGATCTGGCAAAGGAACCTCAGGATTTGTAATGCGTTACTTCAGATCGCTCTCCCACGCGAGCACATTGGACTCCTTGAGCTCCAGCTTCATGTGTAACATGGTGAACGAAGCAAATACCATAATTCCACCACCATATTCCTGTAACAACAGCGTCGACGAGCTATCTGCAGTAGAGTGCGAGAGGATGGAAAACATGGACGTTGAGTCGGTTGTTTCGTTGGCTAATCATAGGACAACATCTGACATATCGAGTTTAGCTGCTCAATCTCCGTGTTCACCACCACGGGCTACTAGTCCAACAATAGAA TTACGTGAATTGCTAGATAAAATTCAACAGCTGCCACAGCTACCCAATGGACATAGCACCGTCTTGGCTTGTTATCAGAATCGACCTCAAGTTTTATGCGCGTCGAATGCAAACGGCTCTACGCAACGGCCTCTCAGTCCAGGTGACGTCGTCGGCTCATATAAAGCGAGAAGGGCACGAGGGAAAATGTACATGCCGTTAGGATTTTCGAGCTCTAAGAGCAAAACGAAGCGATGGTTATCGCGGTCCGCGCCGACGACACCATCGGGCACGATACCAATGTCTTTTTTACCGGGTCAAAGTAGGCGACCCTCCGAGACGGACAACAATCACCAGCAGGTGGTACCTCTGCTTTCGGAGCAGGACGAGACGGAAAACAATAACGTGGATGAGTTACACAGCATTCCGCCTCTGCCCGAGCAAGAGGAAGACCGAATGACATGA
- the Lsm7 gene encoding U6 snRNA-associated Sm-like protein LSm7 yields MSQQNAHGEPKERKKKESILDLSKYLEKNIRVKFAGGREAAGILKGYDPLLNLVLDNTTEYLRDPDDPYKLNQDTRMLGLVVCRGTSVVLICPVDGMESIQNPFIQQEG; encoded by the exons ATGTCT cAACAGAATGCCCATGGAGAGcctaaagaaagaaagaagaaagaaagtaTCCTCGATCTCTCGAAATACCTGGAGAAAAACATTAGGGTGAAGTTTGCTGGAGGAAGGGAAGCGGCAGGAATATTAAAGGGATACGATCCCCTCTTGAACTTAGTACTTGATAATACTACAGAGTACCTTAGag ATCCTGATGACCCGTATAAGTTGAACCAAGATACTCGCATGCTTGGCTTGGTCGTATGCAGAGGTACCTCGGTAGTACTCATCTGTCCAGTAGATGGAATGGAATCTATTcagaatccttttatacaacaaGAAGGTTAA